From a region of the Vanrija pseudolonga chromosome 2, complete sequence genome:
- the SCYL1 gene encoding N-terminal kinase-like protein — protein sequence MNYLKSITTSVLNSTGVSFPFSIGERIPGLEAGSTIWDIREGVKKDDGTPLTLFIFDSTLGPLQPGNKDRRTLFQLAKNSLKKLRTIRHPDVLKYIDSVETETHIYIATEQVRPLQGVLRDWERGGALASTSAVKNKEGKEAWLGWGVKSISTALAFLNSPPLSQHHAYLLPSTVFITPAMEWRLAGFDLLTGRDDASGVLWGLGGLAPGGVGEYSSPEVQKGGWGVLRDTDPAQEDIYLLAMFLFHLYNPEKPIPKFSGPPTPASAGSLPKSLFPLWKRMLNPNARTRLSTINFVAEAQSTSFWTGNPLVSLVEGLDGFELRSDGEKQQLLRIIKDAADAGTLPEPFLVHRVLPSLLHSLSLPDAPSALMLPLVLAIGKTVPPSTYPKVVLEPVVKLYASPDRGTRMALLEGLNEYADKLDSRTVNERVWPNLITGFADTVPVIREATIKAVYPLSSKLSDRILNNDLLRLLAKMQQDVEPSIRTNTCILLGRLAPSLNSNTKKKVLVPAFARSLKDTFVHTRVAALMSLMASIDCFDTEDLAARVLPNMTFALVDKEKMVRDQAFKAVGIFLKRVEEGAAQMPDTQLSDEARAPAALGSNPPPAPNGSSSYVNSAAGAAAGAAGSLAGWAFSTLSQQISSRDANSSLTAASSNIGELPNFQAARAAAAAAETKPSPERTPSYERPAAPSKVSSFGAAPKPVRAGSGMKLGGAAKAHKPTDLADALAADFEDDEVANAWGNDDLINVNADDDDWTAFEEAPQEVAAAPPPQSYYVTPAAKPAPKPAPPKPEPVVAPKPVKAAPAVAKSPPPTESARSSISEPSKPSTPQPNLSSLSKEEKDKEMARRREERKARIAAMKGKK from the exons ATGAATTACCTCAAGTCCATTACCACCTCGGTGCTCAACTCGACCGGCGTCTCCTTTCCTTTCTCGATCGGCGAGCGCATCCCTGGGCTAGAGGCAGGGAGCACCATCTGGGATATCCGCGAGGGCGTCAAGAAG GATGACGGAACACCCCTTACGCTGTTCATCTTTGACTCGACGCTGGGGCCATTGCAGCCAGGCAACAAGGACAGGCGAACACTGTTCCAGCTGGCCAAGAATTCGCTCAAGAAGCTGCGGACGATCAGGCATCCCGATGT CCTGAAGTACATCGACTCGGTCGAGACCGAGACGCACATCTACATCGCAACGGAGCAGGTACGGCCGCTTCAGGGCGTACTGCGTGACTGGGAAAGAGGGGGTGCGCTCGCGTCCACGAGCGCAGTGAAGAACAAAGAGGGCAAGGAGGCATGGCTCGGCTGGGGCGTGAAGAGCATATCTACcgcgctcgccttcctcAACTCGCCCCCATTATCACAGCACCACGCCTACCTCCTCCCCTCGACCGTATTCATCACGCCCGCGATGGAGTGGCGCTTGGCCGGCTTCGATCTCTTGACGGGGCGGGACGACGCGTCCGGCGTGCTCTGGGGTCTGGGTGGGCTGGCGCctggcggggtgggcgagtACTCTAGCCCCGAGGTGCAGAAAGGTGGCTGGGGTGTGCTCCGGGA CACCGATCCCGCCCAGGAGGACATCTACCTCCTCGCCATGTTCCTCTTCCACCTCTACAACCCCGAGAAGCCTATCCCCAAGTTCTCTGGCCCACCAACGCCCGCATCCGCAGGCTCGCTTCCCAAGAGCCTCTTTCCCCTATGGAAGCGCATGCTCAACCCCAACGCGCGGACAAGGCTGTCGACGATCAACTTTGTTGCCGAAGCGCAGTCGACATCGTTCTGGACCGGCAACCCGCTCgtcagcctcgtcgaggggCTCGACGGCTTCGAGCTGCGGTCCGACGGCGAGAAGCAGCAGCTTCTGAGGATAATCAAGGATGCTGCAGACGCCGGCACGCTCCCCGAGCCGTTCCTCGTCCACCGTGTCCTTCCCAGCCTGTTACactcgctgtcgctgcccgacgcgcccagcgcccTCATGCtcccgctcgtgctcgccatcgGCAAGACTGTGCCACCGTCGACATATCCCaaggtcgtgctcgagccTGTCGTCAAGCTGTACGCCAGCCCCGACCGCGGTACCCGTATGGCCCTGCTCGAAGGCCTCAACGAGtacgccgacaagctcgactCGCGAACCGTCAACGAACGTGTATGGCCCAACCTCATCACTGGATTTGCCGACACTGTGCCTGTGATCCGCGAGGCGACTATCAAGGCCGTGTACCCCTTGTCGAGCAAG TTGTCGGACCGAATCCTGAACAATGACTTGCTGCGTTTACTCGCCAAGATGCAGCAGGACGTTGAGCCGTCGATCCGAACCAACACCTGTATcctgctcggccgcctcgcgccgtcACTTAACTCGAACACGAAGAAGAAAGTCCTGGTCCCCGCGTTCGCCCGCAGCTTAAAGGACACATTCGTGCACACTCGTGTCGCGGCTCTGATGTCGCTCATGGCCTCGATCGACTGCTTCGACACCGaggacctcgccgcgcgtgTCCTCCCCAACATGACGTTCGCACTtgtcgacaaggagaagaTGGTGCGCGACCAGGCGTTCAAGGCCGTCGGCATCTTCCTCAAgcgggtggaggagggcgcggcgcagatGCCCGACACACAGCTCAGCGACGAGGCAAGGGCtcccgccgcgctgggctccaacccgccgccggcaccgaaCGGGTCGTCAAGCTACGTCAactcggcggccggcgcagcagcaggcgcggcggggtcgctGGCCGGATGGGCCTTCTCGACGCTCAGCCAGCAGATCTCGTCGCGCGACGCCAACTCGTCGCTGACGGCGGCATCGTCCAACATTGGCGAGCTGCCGAACTTCCAGGCGGCACGtgctgcggccgcggccgccgagacAAAACCGAGCCCGGAGCGTACGCCATCATACGAGCgtccagcggcgccgagcaagGTCTCGTcgttcggcgcggcgccgaaaCCCGTACGTGCAGGCTCGGGCATGAagctcggcggtgcggccAAGGCGCACAAGCCaaccgacctcgccgacgcgctcgccgccgactttgaggacgacgaagtcGCCAACGCGTGGGGTAACGACGACCTCATCAACGTcaatgccgacgacgacgactggacCGCGTTCGAGGAGGCGCCGCAggaggtcgcggccgcgccgccgccccagtcATACTATGTCACTCCGGCAGCCAAGCCTGCACCAAAACCCGCACCGCCAAAGCCTGAGCCCGTTGTCGCGCCGAAACCCGTCAAGGCAGCACCGGCCGTGGCCAAGTCGCCGCCTCccaccgagtcggcgcgcagcagcatctCGGAGCCATCGAAACCCTCCACGCCGCAGCCCAACCTCTCGTCCCTGTCCAAGGAGGAAAAGGACAAGGAGATGGCCCGGCgacgcgaggagcgcaaggcgcgCATCGCGGCCATGAAGGGGAAGAAGTAG